From a single Fusobacterium sp. IOR10 genomic region:
- a CDS encoding ATP-binding protein yields MNINEVVVISGKGGTGKTTITACLVPYIKDIVIADCDVDAPDLDILFNSEIEKIENFSGLDRAQVDRSKCIKCGKCYEVCKFGAITKNIQLNNIKCEGCSVCEVVCPVGAIKMVKNKTGEVYTGNTKYGKMIHAKLIPGEEASGKLVAQVRKEGKKFAKENNIRNILVDGSPGIGCNVISSIMGSNKVIIVCEPTYSGIHDLKRVYELVSNYSIKVFIVINKFDISLEMTEKIEEFAKENEIEVSLKVPFDKRIVQSIVEKKIPSIKEKKLFEKIGFFEFVKKIKE; encoded by the coding sequence ATGAACATAAATGAAGTAGTAGTTATATCTGGAAAAGGTGGAACAGGGAAAACAACAATAACTGCCTGTTTAGTTCCTTATATTAAAGATATTGTAATTGCAGATTGTGATGTGGATGCTCCAGATTTAGATATATTATTTAATTCTGAAATTGAAAAAATTGAAAATTTTTCAGGGTTGGACAGAGCCCAAGTGGATAGAAGTAAATGTATAAAATGTGGAAAATGTTATGAGGTTTGTAAATTTGGTGCAATAACAAAAAATATTCAGCTTAATAATATAAAATGTGAAGGATGCTCAGTATGTGAAGTAGTTTGCCCTGTTGGAGCAATAAAAATGGTGAAAAATAAAACAGGGGAAGTTTATACTGGAAACACAAAATATGGGAAAATGATTCATGCAAAGCTTATTCCAGGGGAAGAAGCTTCAGGAAAATTAGTAGCTCAAGTTAGGAAGGAAGGAAAGAAATTTGCTAAAGAAAATAATATTAGAAATATTTTAGTAGATGGATCTCCAGGAATAGGATGTAATGTTATTAGCTCTATTATGGGAAGTAATAAAGTAATTATAGTTTGTGAACCTACATACTCAGGAATACATGATTTAAAAAGAGTTTATGAATTAGTATCAAACTATTCTATCAAAGTGTTTATAGTTATTAATAAATTTGATATTTCTTTGGAAATGACAGAAAAAATAGAAGAGTTTGCCAAAGAAAATGAAATTGAAGTAAGTTTAAAGGTACCCTTTGATAAAAGAATAGTACAATCAATTGTGGAGAAAAAAATCCCTTCAATAAAAGAAAAAAAATTATTTGAAAAAATAGGATTTTTTGAATTTGTAAAAAAAATAAAAGAATAA
- the topA gene encoding type I DNA topoisomerase — translation MARKKAPKKNLVIVESPAKAKTIEKILGDKFLVTASFGHIRDLPKSKLGVDIENGFIPKYSTIRGKGDVTRTLKDLAKKSEKVYLASDPDREGEAIAWHIAQTLKLDANDNNRIEFNEITASAITDAINNPKKIDINKVNAQQARRILDRLVGYGISPLLWKTISSNTSAGRVQSVALKLICELENSIQAFVPEKYWDVNGEFENNIKLNLYKVDDKKIDKLKDESVVKKIKSFNKSTFNVEKAKINKKVKNPPLPLKTSTLQQLSSSYLGFGASRTMKLAQNLYEGININGNHKGLITYMRTDSTRISQEARDMAKDFIIKNYGKEYLGVEKKKATKKDKNIQDAHEGIRPSNIEYTPEFLSKYLDKNQLKLYTLIWERFIISQLAPMKYDQFEIICSKENIKFRGVTSKITFDGYYKIFKDEDSLPIGDFPNIEENDNLKLNKLNIKEDYTKPPTRLTESSLIKKLEADGIGRPSTYATIIDTLKKREYVSLSGKSFIPTELGYEVETTLNNNFKQIMNVKFTAEMENNLDKVAEGNENWQEILKNFYEELSKNIDKYKLIVEEEENRIVTSDVQCPNNHGTMLMKNGRFGRYLACENEECTEKFSLKGIDLPREDIQNGKIIVNEIIKKRIADKKGKLTDVLSETGSKMVLKLGRFGSYLESENYSEDNIRTPLPSQIRKALANEEVPVENGVVKLNSMLKAIKDEEDAILSKVGVCEKCGKPFRIGRSRWGKYLACTGYPECKNIKNLDKDGNIVEAKEKTTKKKATKKKTTKKKVKK, via the coding sequence ATGGCGAGAAAAAAAGCACCAAAAAAAAATTTAGTTATTGTGGAATCCCCCGCTAAAGCTAAAACAATAGAAAAAATATTAGGAGATAAATTTTTAGTTACCGCCTCTTTTGGACATATTAGAGATTTACCTAAAAGTAAATTGGGGGTTGATATTGAAAATGGATTTATTCCTAAATATTCAACAATTCGTGGAAAGGGAGACGTTACACGTACTTTAAAAGACCTTGCTAAGAAATCTGAAAAAGTTTATCTTGCTTCTGACCCAGATAGAGAAGGGGAGGCAATTGCTTGGCATATTGCACAAACTTTAAAATTAGATGCTAATGATAACAATAGAATTGAATTTAATGAGATTACAGCATCTGCAATTACAGATGCTATTAACAACCCAAAAAAAATTGATATTAATAAAGTTAATGCCCAACAGGCTAGAAGAATTCTTGATAGACTTGTTGGATACGGAATTAGTCCTTTACTTTGGAAAACTATTTCCTCTAACACAAGTGCAGGAAGAGTTCAGTCAGTTGCTCTTAAATTAATTTGTGAGCTTGAAAATTCAATACAAGCATTTGTTCCTGAAAAATACTGGGATGTTAATGGTGAATTTGAAAACAATATAAAATTAAATTTATACAAAGTTGATGATAAAAAAATTGATAAACTTAAAGACGAATCAGTTGTTAAAAAGATTAAATCTTTTAACAAAAGTACATTTAATGTGGAGAAAGCTAAAATTAATAAAAAAGTTAAAAATCCACCTTTACCATTAAAGACAAGTACTTTGCAACAGTTATCCTCTTCTTATTTAGGTTTTGGAGCCTCTAGAACTATGAAACTAGCTCAAAATTTATATGAGGGTATTAATATTAATGGTAATCATAAAGGTCTTATTACTTATATGAGAACTGATTCCACTAGAATATCTCAAGAAGCTCGTGATATGGCTAAGGATTTTATCATAAAAAATTATGGTAAGGAATACTTGGGAGTTGAAAAGAAAAAAGCCACAAAAAAAGATAAAAATATTCAAGATGCTCATGAGGGTATTAGACCTTCAAATATTGAGTACACACCTGAATTTTTATCTAAATATTTAGATAAAAATCAATTGAAACTTTATACTCTTATTTGGGAAAGATTTATAATCTCCCAATTAGCTCCTATGAAATATGATCAGTTTGAAATTATCTGTTCTAAAGAAAATATTAAATTTAGAGGAGTTACTAGTAAAATAACCTTTGATGGTTATTATAAAATTTTTAAAGATGAAGATTCTCTTCCTATTGGAGATTTTCCTAATATTGAAGAAAATGATAACTTAAAATTGAATAAATTAAATATAAAAGAAGATTATACTAAACCACCTACAAGACTCACTGAATCTTCTCTTATTAAAAAATTAGAAGCTGATGGAATAGGAAGACCTTCCACATATGCTACTATTATTGACACTTTAAAGAAAAGAGAATATGTTTCTTTAAGTGGAAAAAGTTTTATTCCAACAGAACTTGGATATGAAGTAGAAACTACATTAAACAATAATTTCAAGCAAATTATGAATGTTAAATTTACTGCTGAAATGGAAAATAATCTTGATAAAGTTGCTGAAGGAAATGAAAATTGGCAAGAAATATTAAAAAATTTCTATGAGGAACTTTCTAAAAATATTGATAAGTATAAGCTTATTGTTGAAGAAGAAGAAAATAGAATTGTAACTTCAGATGTACAATGCCCTAATAATCATGGGACTATGCTTATGAAAAACGGTAGATTTGGTAGATATTTAGCTTGTGAAAATGAAGAATGTACTGAAAAATTCTCTTTAAAAGGTATTGATTTACCAAGAGAAGATATACAAAATGGAAAAATTATTGTAAATGAAATAATAAAGAAAAGAATTGCTGATAAAAAAGGAAAATTAACTGATGTTTTATCTGAAACTGGTTCTAAAATGGTATTGAAATTAGGTAGATTTGGTAGTTATTTGGAAAGTGAAAATTATTCTGAAGACAATATTAGAACTCCTCTTCCTTCTCAAATAAGGAAAGCTTTAGCCAATGAAGAGGTTCCAGTTGAAAATGGAGTGGTTAAATTAAATTCCATGCTGAAGGCTATTAAAGATGAAGAAGATGCAATTTTATCAAAAGTTGGAGTTTGTGAAAAATGTGGAAAACCATTTAGAATTGGTAGAAGTAGATGGGGAAAATATTTAGCTTGTACTGGTTATCCTGAATGTAAAAACATTAAAAATCTAGATAAAGATGGAAATATTGTTGAAGCTAAGGAAAAAACCACTAAAAAGAAAGCCACTAAGAAAAAAACTACTAAGAAGAAAGTTAAAAAGTAA